A stretch of Acidobacteriota bacterium DNA encodes these proteins:
- a CDS encoding DNA-binding protein, which yields MNNEENLYYKSIRIENKKFIFNLKENHRGKFLKIIEFSGGKSSIIIPLSGIEMFQLALNEIAQKLS from the coding sequence ATGAATAATGAAGAAAATTTATATTACAAGTCTATAAGGATTGAAAATAAGAAATTTATCTTTAATCTAAAAGAAAATCATCGGGGAAAATTTTTAAAAATAATAGAATTTTCAGGAGGAAAATCTTCAATAATAATCCCATTAAGCGGGATTGAAATGTTTCAATTAGCCCTCAATGAAATAGCTCAAAAGTTAAGTTAA
- the rnr gene encoding ribonuclease R — protein MYQDIINYLKNEDLSFSKLIKKIEKNRKFKELSYKRKRVLLRKTLREMIKNKVVSVSRKNIRLTGKQKTQKGIFLSTNHGYGFVSIEDSKEEVFIPRKHTGNAIHGDLVEISVTKGKNGSFEGKVIKTIKRKKTSIHGYVEKMADSFYLFPIDKKFPPLKLVNKSIKDNSSLVEAEIISNESAKIKRIINIEEKQKDVEVVVNEFNLHKELSESALKELDGINCEISDEDKRQRVDLREKIIFTIDGDDAKDFDDAVSLEKLKDGNYLLGVHIADVSHYVKKGTFLDKEALERGVSVYFPEKVIPMLPPKLSENVCSLNPNEDKLALSIFLEFNEEGKLLKTKFFQSIIKSKFRMTYKNVEKILQGDKNLIKKYSKIYKTIIWMHELAEKLWNRRKEDGSLDFDLPEPGFYLDNAGKIFKIDINYRLSSERIIEEFMLTANATVATHLSKMQVPMIYRIHEEPDAKKLENLNNYLKHFGIPIIKNGKQSYEFQKALKKVTECENSLFLQLMILKSLKLAKYSHENYGHYGLAKQYYTHFTSPIRRYPDLIMHRVLKNFLISEQQEYTPEELKSISNLSSFNERNGDDAENFLTKWRILRYLKSKLGERFSGTISKFNSRGIEVILDENFIEGKIPYSDIDRDYYIISKSKLTIKGKRSGRTFKVGQKLDLTLSSVDLKKMEILLSLN, from the coding sequence ATGTATCAAGACATTATAAATTACCTAAAAAATGAGGATTTATCTTTTTCAAAACTGATAAAAAAAATTGAAAAAAATAGAAAATTTAAGGAACTTTCATACAAAAGAAAACGCGTCTTATTACGAAAAACCTTAAGGGAGATGATAAAAAATAAGGTAGTCTCTGTTTCAAGAAAAAACATTAGATTAACTGGAAAACAGAAAACTCAAAAGGGGATTTTCCTGAGTACAAACCATGGATATGGCTTTGTATCAATTGAAGACTCAAAAGAAGAAGTTTTTATTCCCAGAAAACATACAGGAAATGCTATCCATGGAGACCTGGTGGAAATATCTGTTACTAAAGGAAAAAATGGTAGTTTTGAAGGAAAAGTCATCAAGACAATTAAAAGGAAGAAAACTTCAATCCATGGGTATGTAGAAAAAATGGCTGATTCTTTCTATCTTTTTCCCATCGATAAAAAATTCCCCCCTCTCAAACTTGTTAATAAATCCATAAAAGATAATTCCTCGTTAGTTGAAGCTGAAATCATTTCAAATGAATCAGCTAAAATTAAAAGAATTATAAACATTGAAGAAAAGCAAAAAGATGTTGAAGTTGTTGTAAATGAATTTAATTTACATAAAGAGCTCAGTGAATCTGCTCTTAAAGAGCTCGATGGCATTAATTGTGAAATAAGCGATGAAGACAAGAGACAAAGGGTTGACCTGAGGGAAAAAATTATATTTACAATTGATGGGGATGATGCCAAGGATTTTGATGATGCAGTCTCTTTGGAAAAACTTAAGGATGGAAATTATCTCCTGGGCGTTCATATTGCTGATGTTTCTCATTATGTAAAAAAAGGAACTTTTTTAGACAAAGAAGCTTTAGAGCGAGGCGTGAGCGTCTATTTCCCGGAAAAGGTGATACCCATGTTACCACCAAAACTATCCGAAAATGTCTGTAGCTTAAATCCAAATGAAGATAAATTAGCTCTATCCATTTTTTTAGAATTTAATGAAGAAGGCAAACTCCTGAAAACGAAGTTTTTCCAATCAATTATAAAAAGTAAATTCCGAATGACCTATAAAAATGTTGAAAAAATTTTGCAGGGTGATAAAAATCTCATAAAAAAATATTCAAAAATTTATAAAACAATCATATGGATGCATGAATTGGCTGAAAAATTATGGAACAGGAGAAAGGAAGATGGGAGTCTTGATTTTGACCTTCCTGAGCCGGGCTTTTACTTAGACAATGCTGGAAAAATATTTAAAATTGACATAAATTATAGGTTGAGCAGTGAAAGAATAATTGAAGAATTTATGCTTACTGCAAATGCAACAGTTGCAACTCATCTTTCAAAAATGCAAGTCCCGATGATATATAGAATCCATGAGGAACCAGATGCTAAAAAATTAGAAAATTTGAATAATTATCTAAAGCATTTTGGAATTCCTATCATAAAAAACGGAAAACAAAGTTATGAGTTCCAGAAAGCCCTTAAAAAAGTTACTGAATGTGAGAACAGCTTGTTTTTACAATTGATGATTTTGAAGTCTTTAAAGCTTGCAAAATATTCCCATGAAAATTACGGGCACTATGGACTTGCAAAACAATATTACACGCATTTCACCTCTCCCATAAGAAGATATCCGGATTTAATAATGCACAGGGTTTTAAAAAATTTCTTAATTTCAGAACAACAGGAATACACGCCTGAGGAATTAAAATCTATTTCCAACCTGTCTTCTTTTAACGAAAGAAATGGGGATGATGCAGAAAATTTTCTTACTAAGTGGAGAATCTTAAGATATTTAAAATCTAAACTCGGGGAAAGATTTTCTGGAACTATTTCCAAGTTTAATTCAAGGGGAATTGAGGTTATACTTGATGAAAATTTTATTGAGGGTAAAATACCCTATTCTGATATTGATAGAGACTATTACATAATTTCAAAAAGCAAACTTACTATAAAAGGAAAGAGGAGTGGTAGAACTTTCAAAGTGGGGCAGAAGCTGGATTTAACATTATCTTCCGTAGATCTTAAAAAAATGGAAATTCTTTTATCTTTGAATTAA
- a CDS encoding glucose-6-phosphate isomerase (catalyzes the formation of D-fructose 6-phosphate from D-glucose 6-phosphate) produces MEEKINIDIKFCLTNHIGNSGLSINEIKEKYNVHRKKIKNLIKNIEEIKFLDFSFLENEAKKIWDFSQRKAKKYNDFVLVGIGGSSLGTETIFHALKPAFYNLLSKKERNRYPRFFILDNPDPDYLNSLLDTIDIKNTFFNFVSKSGKTLETISNFLVLMEKIIKKFPGKSYSKNISITSCPSDGVLLKIAKKEKISLFEIPKWIPGRFSVLSSASLLPASFIGINPYEIINGARYIFPSLISENMNENLSLLSAIILILFYEKNKFIHVIMPYSNSLFYLADWYSQLWAESLGKEKNTKGDIINWGQTPLKAKGPQDQHSLLQLFIEGPKDKIFTFLEIEKFKTDFRLPDTFTEEYSEIDYLQNKFLSEIIKNEKIGTEISLKENLVPSFSIRIPCVTPFYLGQLFILFELQTIYAAEILEVNPFDQPAVELGKKITQKLLTK; encoded by the coding sequence ATGGAAGAAAAAATAAACATAGACATAAAATTCTGCCTTACAAACCACATAGGAAATTCAGGCTTATCCATTAATGAAATAAAAGAAAAATATAATGTTCATAGAAAAAAAATAAAAAACCTTATAAAAAATATAGAAGAAATTAAGTTTTTAGATTTCTCTTTCCTGGAGAATGAGGCAAAAAAAATCTGGGATTTTTCTCAGAGAAAAGCAAAAAAATACAACGACTTTGTTTTAGTGGGAATTGGAGGTTCTTCTTTAGGAACGGAAACAATCTTTCATGCCTTAAAACCTGCTTTCTACAACCTTCTTTCCAAAAAAGAAAGAAACCGCTATCCTCGATTCTTTATTCTTGATAATCCAGATCCAGATTATTTAAATTCTCTTTTAGATACAATAGATATCAAAAATACATTCTTCAATTTTGTGTCAAAATCAGGAAAAACTTTAGAGACAATTTCTAACTTTCTGGTTTTAATGGAGAAAATTATTAAAAAGTTTCCAGGCAAAAGCTATAGTAAAAATATTTCAATAACCTCCTGTCCCTCAGACGGGGTTCTTTTAAAAATAGCAAAAAAAGAAAAAATTTCTCTTTTTGAAATTCCTAAATGGATTCCTGGAAGATTTTCAGTTCTTTCATCTGCTAGTCTTTTGCCTGCTTCTTTCATAGGAATTAACCCCTATGAAATTATAAATGGCGCAAGATATATATTTCCCTCCCTTATTTCTGAAAATATGAATGAAAACCTTTCGCTTCTTTCGGCAATAATCTTAATTCTATTTTATGAAAAAAATAAATTTATCCATGTGATAATGCCCTATTCAAATTCGCTGTTTTATTTAGCTGATTGGTACTCACAATTATGGGCGGAAAGCCTCGGGAAGGAGAAAAATACCAAGGGAGATATAATTAACTGGGGACAGACCCCATTAAAAGCAAAGGGGCCGCAAGATCAGCATTCGCTTCTTCAATTGTTTATCGAAGGACCTAAGGATAAAATATTCACTTTTTTAGAAATTGAAAAATTCAAAACTGATTTCAGGTTACCAGATACCTTTACGGAAGAATATTCTGAGATAGACTATTTACAAAATAAGTTTTTGTCAGAAATAATCAAAAACGAAAAAATAGGCACAGAAATTTCCTTAAAGGAAAACCTTGTTCCATCTTTTTCGATAAGAATTCCTTGTGTTACACCTTTTTATTTAGGTCAGCTTTTTATTCTCTTCGAATTACAGACAATTTATGCTGCCGAAATACTGGAAGTTAACCCTTTTGATCAACCTGCTGTGGAATTGGGGAAAAAAATTACACAAAAACTTCTAACAAAGTAG
- a CDS encoding SelB C-terminal domain-containing protein, producing the protein MIFDSVILNDFDKIEFFFKKNIPIQLEISEIKFKRHANIRIIDKANPILIRIKVNKKINVKWGDEINIFLNNNVLRIKVLNVNSNFIKGSLKKKYINFLRSILNADEETLISCLCEYKKIHGVSQNEIRSFLRINEKELEKLLTNLERKGVIKIISFSPFFILKNEGIDFIKEKIFEKVTKLTKKDFHDFKIARDVLRKKISPSINDIILDLALKKLEKEKRIFLSKDFVHSKISEIPLLEHEKKLIEKLEKYIQEGKISDLNNLEEKFNLPRKTIFKLIYFLIEEKKIFNIKKEYFLSLQWVEEILKKIKLEDKKILTIADFKKITGLSRKYLIPFLEFLDMAGITKRIGNKREILIK; encoded by the coding sequence ATGATTTTTGACTCTGTTATTTTAAATGATTTTGACAAAATTGAATTTTTTTTCAAAAAAAATATACCCATCCAATTAGAAATTTCTGAAATTAAATTTAAAAGACATGCAAATATAAGAATAATCGATAAAGCAAACCCAATTCTGATTCGGATAAAAGTCAATAAGAAAATCAATGTTAAGTGGGGGGATGAGATCAATATTTTTTTGAATAATAATGTATTAAGAATAAAAGTATTAAATGTAAATTCAAATTTCATAAAAGGCAGCCTGAAAAAGAAATACATAAATTTTCTGAGAAGCATTTTAAACGCTGATGAAGAAACTTTAATCTCTTGCTTATGTGAATATAAAAAAATTCATGGTGTATCTCAAAATGAAATCAGGTCTTTTTTAAGAATAAATGAAAAAGAATTGGAAAAATTATTGACGAATTTAGAACGAAAGGGTGTAATCAAAATAATTTCTTTTTCCCCTTTTTTCATATTAAAAAATGAAGGCATAGATTTTATAAAAGAAAAGATATTCGAAAAAGTAACGAAGCTCACAAAAAAAGATTTCCATGATTTTAAAATTGCAAGGGATGTACTGAGAAAAAAAATAAGTCCAAGTATAAATGATATTATTTTAGACCTTGCATTAAAGAAACTGGAGAAAGAAAAAAGAATATTTCTTTCAAAAGATTTTGTCCATTCAAAAATTTCAGAAATTCCTCTTTTGGAACATGAAAAAAAATTAATAGAGAAATTAGAAAAATACATCCAGGAAGGCAAAATATCCGATTTAAATAATTTGGAAGAAAAGTTTAACCTTCCCAGAAAAACAATTTTCAAATTAATTTATTTCCTTATAGAAGAAAAAAAGATTTTTAATATAAAAAAAGAGTACTTTTTAAGTTTACAATGGGTTGAAGAGATACTGAAAAAAATAAAATTAGAAGATAAAAAAATATTAACCATTGCAGACTTTAAAAAAATAACCGGGCTTTCAAGAAAATATCTGATACCTTTTCTTGAATTTCTCGATATGGCTGGAATCACAAAACGAATTGGCAATAAAAGAGAAATACTAATAAAATAA
- the argF gene encoding ornithine carbamoyltransferase produces MKDKDLISIGDLSEEDIEKIFMISEDVKKNPGKYRDALKDKILAMIFEKPSLRTRFTFDTGIFQMGGHGIYLGPDEIQLKRRESIYDVAKNLERWADLIMIRTFDHQNVVDLAKFADVPVINGLSDLLHPCQALTDYFTIKEKMKTFDDIKLAYIGDGNNVCHSLLLGAVKIGVNMSIATPKGYEPKKEIVQISSKETKKKNLKIEITNDPMNAIENADIVYTDTWISMGQEKEKETRQRIFRPYQVNSGLFKRAKKSAYFMHCLPAHRGEEVTDEVIDSKNSIVFDQAENRLHVQKAIMYLLLRG; encoded by the coding sequence ATGAAAGATAAGGATCTGATTTCTATTGGGGATTTATCGGAAGAAGATATAGAGAAAATATTTATGATTAGTGAAGATGTAAAAAAGAATCCTGGAAAATATCGAGATGCATTAAAAGATAAGATTCTTGCCATGATATTTGAGAAACCTTCTCTCAGAACAAGATTCACGTTTGATACGGGTATATTTCAGATGGGGGGGCATGGAATTTATTTAGGTCCAGATGAGATTCAGTTAAAAAGGAGGGAATCGATCTACGATGTGGCAAAAAACTTGGAGAGATGGGCAGATCTGATAATGATTAGAACCTTCGACCATCAAAATGTTGTAGATCTTGCAAAATTTGCTGATGTCCCGGTTATTAATGGATTGAGTGATTTATTGCATCCATGTCAAGCTTTGACAGACTATTTTACTATTAAAGAAAAAATGAAAACTTTTGATGATATTAAATTAGCTTATATTGGTGATGGTAATAACGTGTGTCATTCATTGCTTTTAGGAGCTGTTAAAATTGGAGTTAACATGTCAATTGCTACTCCAAAAGGTTATGAACCCAAAAAAGAAATAGTTCAAATTTCAAGCAAAGAAACAAAAAAGAAAAATTTAAAGATTGAAATTACAAATGATCCGATGAATGCAATAGAGAATGCAGATATAGTTTACACGGATACCTGGATTTCAATGGGCCAGGAAAAAGAAAAGGAAACAAGACAAAGAATTTTTCGTCCTTATCAAGTAAATTCTGGTCTATTTAAAAGGGCAAAAAAATCTGCCTATTTTATGCATTGCCTTCCAGCCCACAGAGGAGAGGAAGTAACCGATGAGGTTATAGATTCGAAAAATTCAATTGTGTTTGATCAGGCTGAAAACAGGTTGCATGTTCAGAAAGCAATAATGTATTTATTATTGAGAGGTTAG
- the arcC gene encoding carbamate kinase, with amino-acid sequence MKIKQKIALIAFGGNAILPSHQRGLQIEQMRNSTKAAKLMIEIVKKGYELIIVHGNGPQVGNILIQMEEASNKIPPFTLDLCGAMTEGSMGYMLEKALINELRRQSIDKEVVTVLTQVVVDRDDEAFKNPTKPIGPFYTHYRAQILAREKRWIMVEDSGRGWRKVVPSPMPIDVIPHRIIRGLILEGRIVISAGGGGIPVFINKRGMLEGVEAVIDKDYAASLLAREVGVHLFIILTSIDQVFLDYGKETQREIDIMRVSEAKKYLEEGQFPEGSMGPKIRAAIQFIEGGGKEVLITSANKLRASLINRAGTRIIQ; translated from the coding sequence ATGAAGATTAAACAAAAAATTGCCTTAATTGCTTTTGGAGGAAATGCTATATTACCATCTCACCAGAGAGGATTACAGATTGAGCAGATGAGAAATTCGACTAAAGCAGCAAAGCTTATGATTGAAATAGTAAAGAAAGGATATGAACTTATTATAGTTCATGGGAATGGACCTCAGGTCGGGAATATTCTAATCCAGATGGAAGAAGCATCAAATAAAATCCCACCTTTTACTCTGGATCTCTGTGGTGCAATGACAGAAGGGAGCATGGGATATATGCTGGAGAAGGCTTTGATAAACGAGCTGAGAAGACAATCTATAGATAAGGAAGTGGTAACAGTGCTCACCCAGGTTGTAGTAGATAGAGATGATGAAGCTTTTAAGAATCCTACGAAACCAATAGGCCCTTTCTATACTCACTATAGAGCGCAGATTCTGGCGAGGGAAAAAAGGTGGATTATGGTAGAAGATTCAGGGAGAGGCTGGAGAAAAGTAGTTCCTTCACCAATGCCAATAGATGTAATACCCCATAGAATAATAAGAGGTCTTATTTTAGAGGGAAGAATTGTTATTTCTGCCGGCGGAGGAGGAATACCGGTTTTCATAAACAAAAGGGGAATGCTTGAAGGAGTGGAGGCTGTGATTGACAAAGATTATGCGGCATCTCTTCTTGCGAGAGAAGTAGGAGTTCATTTATTTATTATTTTAACTTCAATCGATCAAGTTTTTCTCGATTATGGGAAGGAGACCCAGAGAGAAATTGATATAATGAGGGTCTCCGAAGCCAAGAAGTATCTTGAAGAAGGGCAATTTCCAGAGGGCTCGATGGGCCCAAAAATAAGGGCTGCGATTCAATTTATAGAAGGTGGAGGTAAGGAAGTTTTGATTACATCTGCAAATAAACTTCGAGCCTCCTTAATCAACAGAGCAGGAACGAGAATTATTCAATGA
- a CDS encoding cyclic 2,3-diphosphoglycerate synthase, with protein sequence MKKVLIMGAAGRDFHNFNVYFRDNPEYRVVAFTATQIPDIEGRKYPPELAGKMYPDGIPIYSESHLVSLIREYDIDQVYFSYSDVSHEYVMHKASEVLAAGSNFCFLGPKFTSLQSKVPVISVCAVRTGCGKSQTSRRISKILRDKGRNLVVMRHPMPYGNLSDQEFQRYSSFEDLDRYKCTIEEREEYEPHLRNGAVVFAGVDYQKILREAEKEAEIILWEGGNNDFPFLKSDLEIVVCDPHRVGHELKYHPGETNFRRADVIIINKVDTALNENVMLLRENIRKINPEAIIVEAASPIFVEGNGEIKNKRVIVVEDGPTLTHGEMGYGAGIVASMKYGAKEIVDPRPFATGSIKDVFINYPHITNLIPAMGYGEKQISELEETINNAEADLVIIATPIDLRKVIKINKPSMRVYYELQEIGYPTLEEILKDF encoded by the coding sequence ATGAAAAAAGTTCTGATAATGGGCGCTGCTGGAAGAGATTTCCATAATTTTAATGTTTATTTCAGAGATAATCCAGAATACAGAGTTGTAGCATTCACCGCAACTCAAATCCCTGATATAGAGGGAAGAAAATATCCCCCCGAACTAGCTGGAAAGATGTATCCGGACGGAATTCCAATTTACTCTGAGTCACACTTAGTTTCTCTCATTCGAGAATATGATATAGATCAAGTTTATTTTTCTTACAGCGATGTCTCTCATGAGTATGTAATGCATAAAGCATCTGAAGTTTTGGCAGCAGGATCAAATTTTTGTTTTCTTGGGCCAAAGTTTACATCTCTTCAAAGTAAAGTCCCTGTAATTTCAGTATGTGCGGTTAGAACTGGATGTGGTAAAAGCCAGACATCGAGAAGAATCAGCAAGATTCTCAGGGATAAAGGAAGAAACCTTGTAGTAATGAGACATCCTATGCCTTATGGTAATTTGTCTGACCAGGAATTTCAGAGATATTCCAGTTTTGAGGATCTTGACAGGTATAAATGTACAATTGAAGAAAGGGAGGAATATGAGCCTCATTTGAGAAATGGAGCAGTTGTGTTTGCTGGTGTGGACTATCAAAAAATATTAAGAGAAGCGGAAAAAGAAGCAGAGATTATTCTCTGGGAGGGGGGTAACAATGACTTTCCATTTTTGAAAAGTGATTTAGAAATTGTTGTATGCGATCCTCACAGAGTTGGACATGAATTAAAATACCATCCGGGAGAAACAAATTTTAGAAGAGCAGATGTCATAATTATAAATAAAGTTGATACAGCTCTGAACGAGAATGTAATGCTTCTAAGAGAAAATATTAGAAAAATAAACCCTGAAGCTATAATAGTTGAAGCTGCCTCTCCTATTTTTGTTGAGGGAAATGGAGAAATAAAAAATAAAAGAGTCATTGTAGTAGAAGATGGTCCCACATTAACTCACGGAGAGATGGGGTATGGAGCTGGCATAGTGGCTTCTATGAAATATGGAGCTAAAGAGATAGTGGACCCCAGACCATTTGCAACAGGTTCGATAAAAGATGTTTTTATAAATTATCCCCATATAACTAATCTGATTCCAGCAATGGGATATGGAGAAAAACAGATTTCTGAACTGGAAGAAACAATAAATAACGCCGAGGCAGATTTAGTAATAATAGCCACTCCTATAGATCTAAGGAAAGTTATTAAAATAAATAAGCCGAGTATGAGAGTTTATTATGAGCTTCAGGAAATAGGATACCCGACTCTTGAAGAAATCCTTAAAGATTTTTGA
- a CDS encoding aspartate aminotransferase family protein, with protein sequence MNDIIEKGKRFLTPALTWDYDICVTKGEGVFVWDSEDRKYLDFTSGTAVLNIGHRPPKVVEAAKRQIDNLIHSGGNYYYKPIIKLAEELGKITPGKIDTFFFSNAGTEVIEGAVKLARYVTKRHGIIVFQGAFHGRTMGAVSFTTSNIKYRRHYFPMLPSVFVVPYPYCFRSPFSDEEGCIRYSINSIEELFFHQIPPDEVAAILIEPIQGEGGYIIPPKKFMKELRELTSKHGIMLIFDEIQTGVGRTGKWFASEHFEVVPDIITIAKAIASGFPLSVLGAPRDIMDKWPPGAHGTTFGGNPVSCAAALATIETIQEENLLDHAIAMGDIAKQRFYDLQQKYDVIGDIRGLGLMIGIEFVMDGKRPNPEVLTKLLQKCMERGLLMIRCGTFGNVLRFIPPIIVKREELDYALDIIEESISKAM encoded by the coding sequence ATGAACGACATCATAGAAAAGGGGAAGAGATTTTTAACTCCTGCTTTAACCTGGGATTACGATATCTGTGTAACTAAAGGAGAGGGAGTTTTTGTGTGGGATTCTGAAGATAGAAAATATCTTGATTTTACTTCTGGAACTGCAGTGCTTAACATTGGACACAGGCCACCTAAAGTAGTTGAAGCTGCTAAAAGACAGATAGATAATCTTATCCATTCTGGCGGGAATTATTACTATAAGCCCATCATTAAACTTGCGGAAGAATTGGGAAAAATAACTCCTGGTAAAATTGATACATTTTTTTTCAGCAACGCAGGAACAGAGGTTATAGAGGGAGCAGTTAAGTTGGCAAGATATGTTACAAAAAGGCATGGAATCATAGTTTTTCAGGGAGCTTTTCATGGAAGGACAATGGGAGCAGTAAGCTTTACAACTTCTAACATTAAATATAGAAGACATTATTTTCCAATGCTCCCCTCTGTTTTTGTAGTGCCCTATCCTTATTGCTTTAGGTCTCCTTTTTCCGATGAAGAAGGATGCATAAGATATTCTATAAATTCGATTGAAGAATTATTCTTTCATCAAATCCCACCTGATGAAGTCGCCGCCATTCTTATCGAGCCAATTCAAGGAGAAGGTGGATACATAATCCCACCTAAAAAATTTATGAAAGAATTAAGAGAATTAACATCAAAGCATGGAATAATGTTAATCTTTGATGAGATCCAGACAGGTGTTGGTAGAACTGGCAAGTGGTTTGCTTCCGAACATTTTGAAGTAGTTCCCGATATAATAACCATTGCTAAGGCAATAGCATCAGGATTTCCTCTCTCAGTGTTGGGAGCACCAAGAGACATTATGGATAAATGGCCTCCTGGAGCTCATGGAACAACGTTTGGAGGAAACCCAGTTTCATGTGCTGCAGCTTTAGCTACGATTGAAACCATTCAAGAGGAAAATTTGCTTGATCATGCTATTGCAATGGGAGATATAGCAAAGCAGAGGTTTTACGACTTGCAACAAAAGTATGATGTAATAGGAGATATAAGAGGATTGGGTTTGATGATTGGGATAGAATTTGTTATGGATGGGAAAAGACCAAATCCAGAAGTATTAACAAAATTGCTCCAGAAATGCATGGAAAGAGGTTTATTGATGATAAGATGTGGGACTTTTGGAAATGTTCTTAGATTCATACCACCTATAATTGTTAAAAGAGAGGAACTCGATTACGCTCTGGATATTATCGAAGAGTCTATATCGAAGGCGATGTAA
- a CDS encoding tetratricopeptide repeat protein, whose product MIKKIFIVLITIPIFGCVYANNRIGENVKFGTKAALTNLWKEAEFRWRMALEEDPNNFKAMNNLAVAYERLGKLEFAKETYEKALKISKNNPYVKKNYDSFLLYYKKQKNEKNR is encoded by the coding sequence GTGATAAAAAAAATATTTATTGTGTTGATTACTATTCCTATCTTCGGTTGCGTTTATGCAAACAATAGAATTGGTGAAAACGTAAAATTTGGAACAAAGGCAGCTCTCACTAATCTATGGAAAGAAGCTGAGTTCAGATGGCGAATGGCTTTAGAAGAAGACCCTAACAATTTTAAAGCTATGAATAACTTGGCCGTTGCTTACGAAAGACTGGGAAAGCTGGAATTTGCAAAAGAAACCTACGAAAAAGCTTTAAAAATTTCAAAAAACAATCCTTATGTAAAAAAAAATTATGATAGTTTTTTATTATACTATAAAAAACAGAAAAATGAAAAAAATAGATAA